The following proteins come from a genomic window of Misgurnus anguillicaudatus chromosome 10, ASM2758022v2, whole genome shotgun sequence:
- the LOC129448078 gene encoding uncharacterized protein — translation MKRVNARNVVGTHFEGQHLSLADLKEQDIKNGYLFKNDIPDYPESVEFQVQKLSHVTGKHGLEGIFHDSGFRQPSDTSNFLWWALSVSPDDKRSAQQRFLASLFPRTQTYNPQPFLEHFTTSKAFQKESPYGNFCFTFSFRELLYLYGDQFCKGPPVLHVYETVLYRQEIVYTIVVHPGSIHLYDDYPRLPKTGDGVCGYHDGNIWWRCQAPSETYKHELNVNQWNSSVHVTTYDDKYYVWDHVCVAFHMEPGWVLHVDQDRLCKRVNVCEVSQPCLLKKPETPLSLHEAENVLKNLKASMG, via the coding sequence ATGAAACGTGTAAATGCCCGTAATGTTGTGGGGACACACTTTGAAGGACAGCATTTGAGCTTGGCTGACCTAAAAGAACAGGATATAAAAAATGGGTATCTATTTAAGAATGACATTCCTGATTATCCTGAATCTGTAGAATTCCAAGTACAGAAGTTGTCCCATGTCACTGGGAAACATGGGCTTGAGGGTATTTTTCACGATTCAGGATTTAGACAGCCATCAGACACATCCAATTTTCTCTGGTGGGCATTATCAGTGTCACCTGATGACAAACGCTCTGCCCAGCAACGTTTTCTGGCGTCATTATTTCCTCGTACCCAAACTTACAACCCACAGCCCTTTCTTGAACACTTCACCACCTCCAAAGCCTTCCAGAAAGAATCTCCTTATGGGAACTTCTGCTTCACATTTTCATTTCGAGAGCTCCTGTATCTCTATGGGGACCAGTTCTGTAAGGGCCCTCCAGTTCTGCATGTTTATGAGACGGTGTTGTACCGGCAAGAGATTGTCTATACCATCGTTGTGCATCCTGGTAGCATACATCTTTATGACGATTATCCAAGACTTCCTAAAACTGGTGATGGTGTGTGTGGGTACCATGATGGTAACATATGGTGGCGTTGTCAAGCCCCCTCAGAAACCTACAAGCATGAGCTTAATGTAAACCAGTGGAATTCCAGTGTTCATGTAACCACCTATGATGACAAATATTATGTGTGGGATCATGTGTGTGTAGCCTTTCACATGGAGCCGGGGTGGGTGTTGCATGTGGATCAGGACAGGCTATGTAAAAGAGTAAATGTGTGTGAAGTGTCTCAGCCCTGTCTCTTAAAAAAACCAGAAACACCATTGAGTTTACACGAGGCTGAGAATgttctaaaaaatcttaaagcTAGTATGGGCTAG
- the glipr2l gene encoding GLI pathogenesis-related 2, like translates to MGKSASRLFCEEVLKTHNEYRRKHQAPPLKLSNKLSRDATRYAESLASTRILKHSVESSRGNCGENLAWASYDQTGKDVSDRWYNEVNQYNFNRPGFSSATGHFTAMVWKGSNKLGVGKAVATDGSTFVVARYFPAGNITNEGHFQANVLPSKS, encoded by the exons ATGGGAAAATCAG CCTCCAGGCTTTTTTGTGAGGAAGTGCTTAAGACCCATAATGAGTACAGAAGAAAGCATCAGGCCCCACCTTTAAAACTCAGCAATAAACTAAGCCGTGATGCAACGCG ATATGCTGAGAGCCTGGCCAGCACCAGGATTCTGAAGCACAGCGTTGAGTCCAGTCGTGGAAACTGTGGAGAAAATTTAGCTTGGGCATCTTACGATCAAACGG GTAAAGATGTGTCTGATCGCTGGTATAATGAAGTCAACCAGTATAACTTTAACAGGCCGGGATTCTCCTCTGCAACAG GTCATTTCACTGCAATGGTGTGGAAGGGCTCGAATAAACTTGGTGTGGGTAAAGCTGTGGCTACAGATGGCTCAACCTTCGTAGTGGCACGTTATTTCCCTGCCGGCAACATCACCAACGAGGGTCACTTCCAGGCTAATGTTCTACCTTCTAAAAGCTGA